The following proteins come from a genomic window of Rhodoligotrophos sp. CJ14:
- the atpA gene encoding F0F1 ATP synthase subunit alpha: MDIRPAEISAILKEQIKNFGREAEVSEVGQVLSVGDGIARVYGLDNVQAGEMVEFTNGIRGMALNLEVDNVGIVIFGSDREIKEGDVVKRTGAIVEVPVGKGLLGRVVDALGNPIDGKGPIVGSERRRVDVKAPGIIPRKSVHEPMQTGIKAIDALIPIGRGQRELIIGDRQTGKTAIILDTILNQKSVNAAGDEKQKLYCVYVACGQKRSTVAQLVKTLEENGALEYSVVVAATASDPAPMQYLAPYTGCTIGEFFRDNGMHALLAYDDLSKQAVAYRQMSLLLRRPPGREAYPGDVFYLHSRLLERAAKLNDDYGAGSLTALPVVETQANDVSAYIPTNVISITDGQIFLETDLFYQGIRPAVNVGLSVSRVGSAAQIKAMKQVAGRIKGELAQYREMAAFAQFGSDLDAATQRLLARGQRLTELLKQPQFSPLAVEEQVVVIYAGVNGYLDGLPVSRVRAFEEELLRFMHDKHKDILDTIRTEKELSAGTSEKLKAAVDSFSKAFAA; encoded by the coding sequence ATGGATATCCGTCCGGCGGAAATTTCCGCGATCCTCAAGGAGCAGATCAAGAACTTCGGCCGTGAGGCGGAAGTCTCCGAGGTCGGCCAGGTCCTGTCGGTCGGTGACGGCATCGCCCGCGTCTACGGACTGGACAATGTTCAGGCCGGTGAGATGGTCGAGTTCACCAACGGCATTCGGGGCATGGCCCTGAACCTCGAGGTGGACAATGTCGGTATCGTGATCTTCGGCTCCGACCGCGAGATCAAGGAAGGCGATGTCGTCAAGCGCACCGGCGCCATCGTGGAGGTGCCCGTCGGCAAGGGGTTGCTCGGCCGCGTGGTCGACGCGCTCGGCAACCCGATCGACGGCAAGGGTCCGATCGTCGGCAGCGAGCGTCGCCGCGTTGACGTGAAAGCGCCCGGCATCATCCCCCGCAAGTCGGTGCATGAGCCGATGCAGACCGGCATCAAGGCCATCGACGCTCTGATCCCGATCGGCCGCGGCCAGCGTGAGCTGATCATCGGCGACCGCCAGACCGGCAAGACCGCCATCATCCTCGACACCATCCTGAACCAGAAATCCGTCAACGCCGCTGGCGACGAGAAGCAGAAGCTCTACTGCGTCTATGTGGCCTGCGGACAGAAGCGCTCGACCGTGGCGCAGCTGGTGAAGACGCTCGAAGAGAATGGCGCGCTGGAGTATTCGGTCGTCGTTGCCGCGACGGCCTCTGATCCGGCCCCGATGCAGTATCTCGCGCCTTACACGGGCTGCACGATCGGTGAGTTCTTCCGTGACAACGGCATGCACGCGCTGCTGGCCTATGACGACCTCTCCAAGCAGGCCGTCGCCTATCGCCAGATGTCGCTGCTGCTGCGTCGTCCTCCCGGTCGCGAAGCCTATCCGGGCGACGTGTTCTACCTGCATTCCCGCCTGCTCGAGCGCGCGGCGAAGCTGAACGATGACTATGGCGCAGGCTCGCTCACGGCGCTGCCGGTGGTGGAAACGCAGGCGAACGACGTGTCGGCCTATATTCCGACCAACGTCATTTCGATCACCGATGGCCAGATCTTCCTTGAGACGGACCTGTTCTATCAGGGTATTCGCCCGGCCGTGAACGTCGGTCTGTCGGTGTCCCGCGTGGGCTCCGCCGCTCAGATCAAGGCCATGAAGCAGGTTGCCGGCCGCATTAAGGGCGAGCTTGCCCAGTATCGCGAGATGGCAGCCTTCGCTCAGTTCGGTTCCGACCTCGATGCCGCAACCCAGCGTCTTCTCGCCCGTGGCCAGCGCCTGACCGAGCTGTTGAAGCAGCCGCAGTTCTCGCCGCTTGCGGTCGAGGAGCAGGTCGTTGTGATCTATGCCGGTGTGAACGGCTATCTCGACGGACTGCCGGTGAGCAGGGTGCGTGCCTTCGAGGAAGAGCTCCTGCGCTTCATGCACGATAAGCACAAGGACATTCTCGACACGATCCGGACCGAGAAGGAACTGAGCGCGGGAACGTCCGAGAAGCTGAAGGCTGCAGTCGACAGTTTCTCCAAGGCCTTCGCGGCCTGA
- a CDS encoding F0F1 ATP synthase subunit gamma, which translates to MPSLKDLRNRISSVRSTQKITKAMQMVAAAKLRRAQEAAEAARPYAERMEAVLANLASGLNADGAAPRLLTGTGRDQVHLLIVMTAERGLCGGFNSNIAKLARDHALQLVNQGKTVKILCVGRKGRDALRRSFGKQIIDTIEFRNVRRLGFGEAQLVSRKIFDMFDAGEFDVATLFYSNFKNVITQKPTAVQLIPARIDANAAGNAPKLDLGGAIYEYEPEETEILDELLPRNVSVQIFRALLENAAGEQGARMSAMDAATRNAGEMINKLTLRYNRTRQAMITKELIEIISGAEAV; encoded by the coding sequence ATGCCGAGCTTGAAGGACCTCAGAAACCGGATCTCCAGCGTCCGCTCGACGCAGAAGATCACGAAGGCGATGCAGATGGTCGCCGCCGCCAAGCTGCGCCGTGCGCAGGAGGCCGCCGAAGCGGCGCGCCCCTACGCCGAGCGTATGGAGGCGGTGCTGGCCAATCTCGCCAGCGGGCTCAATGCCGATGGCGCTGCACCGCGCCTGTTGACGGGAACCGGCCGGGATCAGGTGCATCTCCTGATCGTCATGACCGCCGAGCGCGGCTTGTGCGGCGGCTTCAACAGCAACATCGCCAAGCTCGCCCGTGATCATGCCCTGCAGCTCGTCAATCAGGGCAAGACGGTCAAGATCCTCTGTGTCGGGCGCAAGGGCCGCGATGCTCTGCGTCGGAGCTTTGGCAAGCAGATCATCGACACGATCGAGTTCCGCAACGTCCGCCGTCTCGGCTTTGGTGAAGCGCAGCTCGTGAGCCGCAAGATTTTCGATATGTTCGATGCCGGCGAGTTCGATGTCGCCACATTGTTCTATTCGAATTTCAAGAACGTGATCACCCAGAAGCCGACTGCGGTTCAGCTCATACCGGCCCGGATCGATGCGAATGCTGCGGGTAATGCTCCCAAGCTCGATCTCGGCGGGGCGATCTACGAGTATGAGCCCGAAGAGACGGAGATCCTGGATGAGCTCCTGCCCAGGAATGTCTCGGTGCAGATCTTCCGTGCATTGCTGGAGAACGCGGCCGGCGAGCAGGGCGCGCGCATGTCGGCGATGGATGCGGCGACCCGCAACGCCGGTGAGATGATCAACAAGCTGACGCTGAGGTATAACCGCACCCGTCAGGCGATGATCACCAAGGAGCTTATCGAAATCATTTCCGGCGCCGAAGCTGTCTAA
- the atpD gene encoding F0F1 ATP synthase subunit beta, whose protein sequence is MTTTTTAPTTKKTTWVRPADAKQPNNPSGRIRQVTGAVVDVQFDDHLPEILNALETKNGDTRLVLEVAQHLGENTVRSIAMDSTEGLVRGQEVVDTGAPIVVPVGPGTLGRIMNVIGEPVDQAGPIDSQETRAIHQPAPEFVDQSTEAEILITGIKVVDLLAPYAKGGKIGLFGGAGVGKTVLIQELINNIAKAHGGYSVFAGVGERTREGNDLYHEFIESGVNKKGGGEGSKCALVYGQMNEPPGARARVALSGLTVAEYFRDQGQDVLFFVDNIFRFTQAGSEVSALLGRIPSAVGYQPTLATDMGALQERITTTNKGSITSVQAIYVPADDLTDPAPATSFAHLDATTVLSRSIAEKGIYPAVDPLDSTSRMLDARIIGEEHYTVARRVQEILQRYKALQDIIAILGMDELSEEDKLVVSRARKIERFLSQPFHVAEIFTGAPGKFVALEDTIKGFAGLCDGKYDHLPEAAFYMVGTIEEAVEKAQKLAAEAA, encoded by the coding sequence ATGACGACCACCACAACCGCTCCTACGACCAAGAAGACCACCTGGGTAAGGCCCGCCGATGCCAAGCAGCCGAACAATCCGAGCGGCCGGATCCGTCAGGTGACGGGTGCGGTCGTCGACGTTCAGTTCGATGATCACCTGCCGGAGATCCTGAACGCTCTCGAGACCAAGAACGGTGATACGCGGCTGGTGCTGGAGGTTGCCCAGCATCTCGGTGAGAACACCGTCCGTTCGATCGCGATGGACTCCACCGAAGGCCTCGTGCGCGGCCAGGAAGTGGTAGACACCGGTGCGCCGATCGTGGTGCCCGTCGGCCCCGGCACGCTTGGGCGCATCATGAACGTCATCGGTGAGCCTGTTGACCAGGCCGGGCCCATCGACTCGCAGGAAACCCGCGCGATCCACCAGCCGGCCCCTGAATTCGTCGATCAGTCGACGGAAGCGGAGATCCTCATCACCGGCATCAAGGTGGTGGACCTGCTCGCGCCCTACGCCAAGGGCGGCAAGATCGGCCTGTTCGGCGGCGCCGGCGTGGGCAAGACGGTGCTCATTCAGGAGCTCATCAACAACATCGCGAAGGCGCATGGCGGTTATTCCGTGTTCGCCGGTGTGGGCGAGCGCACCCGCGAAGGCAATGACCTCTATCACGAGTTCATCGAATCCGGCGTGAACAAGAAGGGCGGCGGTGAGGGCTCCAAATGCGCCCTCGTCTATGGCCAAATGAACGAGCCGCCCGGTGCGCGTGCCCGTGTTGCGCTGAGCGGTCTCACCGTTGCGGAATATTTCCGCGACCAGGGCCAGGACGTGCTGTTCTTCGTCGACAACATCTTCCGCTTCACCCAGGCGGGCTCGGAAGTGTCCGCTCTCTTGGGCCGCATTCCTTCGGCCGTGGGCTATCAGCCGACGCTGGCGACCGATATGGGCGCCCTTCAGGAGCGCATCACCACCACCAATAAGGGTTCGATCACCTCGGTGCAGGCCATTTACGTGCCCGCCGACGACTTGACTGATCCGGCCCCGGCCACCTCCTTCGCTCACTTGGACGCGACGACCGTGCTGTCGCGCTCGATCGCCGAGAAGGGCATTTACCCCGCGGTCGACCCGCTCGACTCCACCTCGCGCATGCTGGATGCTCGTATTATCGGTGAAGAGCACTACACGGTCGCGCGCCGGGTGCAGGAGATCCTTCAGCGCTACAAGGCTCTTCAGGACATCATCGCGATTTTGGGCATGGACGAGCTTTCCGAAGAAGACAAGCTGGTTGTGTCCCGCGCCCGCAAGATCGAGCGCTTCCTGTCGCAGCCCTTCCATGTGGCTGAGATCTTCACCGGCGCTCCCGGCAAGTTCGTGGCCCTCGAGGACACCATCAAGGGCTTTGCCGGCCTGTGCGATGGCAAGTATGACCACCTGCCGGAAGCAGCCTTCTACATGGTTGGCACCATCGAGGAAGCGGTGGAGAAGGCGCAGAAGCTCGCTGCTGAGGCAGCCTGA
- a CDS encoding F0F1 ATP synthase subunit epsilon, translated as MAELLHFELVSPERLLFSGDVEQVTIPGSEGEMTVLVRHAPLITTLKPGLLLVRKDGGGEERMFVRGGFAEINPQGLTVLAEEAIPLAELDRAAFAQRIKDAEEDVSDATDDERRRKAQEVLDHLRQVESALSATV; from the coding sequence ATGGCTGAACTGCTTCACTTCGAACTCGTGTCGCCGGAGCGGCTGCTCTTTTCCGGCGATGTCGAGCAGGTTACCATCCCCGGCAGCGAGGGCGAGATGACCGTTCTCGTCCGCCACGCGCCGCTGATCACCACCCTCAAGCCCGGCTTGCTCCTTGTCCGCAAGGATGGCGGAGGGGAGGAACGGATGTTTGTGCGTGGCGGCTTTGCGGAGATCAATCCGCAAGGGCTGACCGTCCTTGCCGAAGAGGCAATTCCGCTCGCCGAGCTCGATCGAGCCGCTTTCGCACAGCGCATCAAGGATGCTGAAGAGGATGTCTCTGATGCAACCGACGACGAGAGACGGCGCAAGGCCCAAGAGGTTCTCGATCACCTGAGGCAGGTGGAGTCGGCGCTCTCTGCCACTGTATAA
- a CDS encoding ferritin-like domain-containing protein: MRWTLDRINWGAFEKSKVDPEILKAVKAAALVEFNAPDYVSYLCNVFHDDEAVQQNIEQWGREEAQHGRALAAWAKLADPSFDFEGAFERFRKIQSIDTAAQESRRGSKAGEMIARCVVESGTSSFYTAIKDRTDEPCLKQIVTFMAADEFAHYRCFYEIYKKYQSELPGVLGRLKVAVGRVNEADDDELAGAYYCANYPANSEVPYHRKTFADAYQKRAMGVYQRQHMDRLISMVAKAGGLDPHGFITTRIQALAWWYMSKQQQKLAKTAV; the protein is encoded by the coding sequence ATGCGTTGGACCCTGGATCGAATCAACTGGGGTGCCTTCGAGAAGAGCAAGGTTGATCCAGAGATCCTGAAGGCGGTCAAAGCCGCCGCCCTGGTCGAGTTCAACGCTCCGGACTACGTGAGTTATCTCTGCAACGTCTTTCACGACGACGAGGCGGTCCAGCAGAATATCGAGCAATGGGGCAGGGAAGAGGCACAGCACGGTCGTGCTCTTGCCGCTTGGGCAAAGCTCGCTGACCCCAGCTTCGACTTCGAAGGCGCTTTCGAGCGCTTCCGCAAGATCCAGAGCATTGATACCGCAGCACAGGAATCGCGCCGCGGCTCCAAGGCCGGCGAGATGATCGCGCGCTGTGTGGTCGAGAGCGGCACCTCCTCCTTCTATACCGCGATCAAGGATCGCACGGACGAGCCCTGTCTCAAGCAGATCGTCACCTTCATGGCAGCGGACGAGTTCGCCCATTACCGCTGCTTCTATGAAATTTATAAGAAATATCAGTCCGAGCTGCCGGGCGTCCTTGGGCGGCTGAAGGTTGCCGTGGGCAGGGTGAACGAAGCAGACGATGACGAGCTGGCGGGGGCCTATTACTGCGCAAACTACCCCGCCAATAGCGAGGTCCCTTATCACCGTAAGACCTTTGCGGATGCCTATCAGAAGCGCGCCATGGGTGTTTATCAGCGCCAGCACATGGACCGCCTGATTTCCATGGTGGCCAAGGCGGGCGGCTTGGACCCGCACGGCTTCATAACCACGAGAATTCAAGCTCTGGCCTGGTGGTATATGTCGAAGCAGCAGCAGAAGCTTGCGAAGACAGCGGTTTAA
- a CDS encoding DUF1850 domain-containing protein, with protein sequence MSLLCLVAGAVTVALNLPQDRFTLSWTHSVEKLRWEETYLVSPDGLLLQEARVRGSGAGMEPPEGARLMDDGSWRYEPKLPVLPELSLAASGYTDDYLLCANALCRPLGSILGPGPNGVILKPCPHGTKTNTRLSPD encoded by the coding sequence ATGAGCCTTTTGTGCCTGGTGGCCGGAGCCGTCACCGTGGCGCTCAATCTGCCGCAAGACCGGTTTACCTTGTCCTGGACCCATTCAGTGGAAAAGCTGCGGTGGGAGGAGACCTATCTCGTGAGCCCCGACGGGCTCCTTCTCCAGGAGGCACGGGTTCGCGGCTCCGGTGCGGGTATGGAGCCGCCGGAAGGGGCGCGGCTGATGGATGACGGATCATGGCGATATGAGCCGAAGCTTCCGGTCTTGCCCGAACTCTCTCTAGCGGCATCGGGCTATACTGATGATTACCTTCTCTGCGCCAATGCCCTGTGCCGGCCGCTCGGCTCAATTCTCGGCCCCGGCCCGAACGGGGTAATCCTGAAGCCCTGCCCGCACGGGACCAAGACTAATACACGGCTTTCGCCGGATTAA
- a CDS encoding TRAP transporter permease codes for MPSPSEQTSEFASPVSGEQGFLSRRVLYFCAVAFSLFQIWTAAYSPLSSLVVRSVHVGFLLLIIYGMAAARAEGRLQTGLFWLIGGIGFVLGLYHWVFETDLLLRAGMPTPTDLAVGVAVIILVFDATRRLMGWALPILCGICLAYGLWGEYLPGALATRGYGFDQIIEQIFLGTEGIYGTPIYVSATYIFLFILFGTFLERAGMIKLFTDVSMGLVGHKKGGPAKVAVLSSALMGTINGSGVANVVTTGQFTIPLMKRFGYSPVFAGAVEATSSMGGQIMPPVMGAVAFIMAETLGLPYIEIVKAAIIPALLYFGAAFWSVHLEAGRKKLLGIAKEDCPDPWRAIRDKWYLILPLTVLIYLLFSGYTPLFSGTVSLFLTLVLILGAAVAFNLSGTTLRVIFWIVLGLLCGSFFEFGVSGVLLVVLGLILANLVTKGGRETLRLSIDSLAEGAQHAVSVGIACAIVGVLIGIFTLTGAAVQFAEMILAFGQNNLFLSLVLTMLACILLGTGLPTIPNYIITSAIAAPALLELGVPLLVSHMFVFYFGIMADLTPPVALAAFAAAPIARASGMAIGWQATRIAIPGYVVPFMAVYDPALMLQGGNWLDSGYMVVKAVLAIILWGGAMVGFLRGPLLWPERILAAAAAFLLVLAVPITDQIGFGLTAAFLIWHWWRSRDVALRQTA; via the coding sequence ATGCCATCGCCATCAGAGCAAACCAGCGAATTCGCTTCTCCGGTAAGCGGAGAACAGGGCTTCTTGTCACGGAGAGTGCTCTATTTCTGCGCCGTGGCCTTTTCGCTGTTCCAGATCTGGACCGCAGCCTATAGTCCGCTCTCGAGCCTGGTGGTGCGCTCGGTGCATGTGGGCTTTCTGCTGCTCATCATCTATGGAATGGCAGCGGCCAGGGCCGAGGGCCGCTTGCAAACCGGCCTGTTCTGGCTGATCGGCGGCATCGGCTTTGTGCTCGGCCTCTATCATTGGGTGTTCGAAACGGACCTGCTGCTGCGGGCCGGCATGCCCACCCCCACCGATCTCGCGGTCGGCGTGGCTGTCATCATCCTCGTTTTCGACGCGACCCGCCGCCTGATGGGCTGGGCGCTGCCGATCCTGTGCGGCATCTGCCTTGCCTATGGTCTGTGGGGCGAATACCTGCCCGGCGCACTTGCCACCCGCGGCTATGGCTTCGATCAGATCATCGAACAAATATTCCTGGGCACCGAAGGCATTTACGGCACCCCCATCTACGTTTCGGCCACTTATATCTTCCTGTTCATCCTTTTCGGCACGTTCCTCGAACGGGCAGGAATGATCAAACTGTTCACCGATGTCTCGATGGGGCTGGTGGGCCACAAGAAGGGCGGGCCGGCAAAGGTTGCGGTGCTGTCGTCGGCGCTGATGGGCACGATCAATGGCTCTGGCGTGGCCAATGTGGTGACCACCGGACAATTCACCATCCCGCTGATGAAGCGTTTCGGCTACTCGCCCGTGTTCGCGGGCGCGGTCGAGGCGACCTCCAGCATGGGTGGCCAGATCATGCCGCCAGTGATGGGGGCGGTGGCCTTCATCATGGCCGAGACGCTGGGGCTGCCTTATATCGAGATCGTCAAAGCCGCGATCATCCCCGCGCTCCTCTATTTCGGTGCGGCTTTCTGGTCGGTGCATCTCGAAGCGGGCCGGAAAAAGCTTTTAGGCATAGCCAAAGAGGATTGCCCCGATCCCTGGCGGGCGATTCGCGACAAGTGGTATTTGATCCTGCCGCTGACAGTGCTGATCTATCTGCTGTTCTCAGGATACACACCGCTGTTTTCGGGCACGGTCAGCCTGTTCCTCACGCTTGTTCTTATCCTTGGCGCGGCGGTCGCGTTCAACTTGAGCGGAACGACGCTGCGGGTGATCTTCTGGATTGTCCTGGGGCTCCTGTGTGGCTCGTTCTTCGAGTTCGGCGTATCGGGCGTACTTCTCGTGGTGCTCGGCCTCATTCTCGCAAACCTGGTGACCAAAGGTGGACGCGAGACCTTGCGGTTGTCGATCGACAGTCTGGCAGAAGGTGCGCAGCACGCGGTCAGTGTGGGCATTGCCTGCGCTATCGTCGGCGTGTTGATCGGAATCTTCACCCTGACCGGTGCGGCAGTGCAGTTTGCCGAGATGATTCTTGCCTTCGGCCAGAACAACCTGTTCCTCAGCCTGGTGCTGACCATGCTGGCCTGCATACTTCTGGGAACGGGGCTGCCCACCATACCCAATTACATCATCACCAGCGCGATTGCCGCACCGGCGCTCCTGGAATTGGGGGTACCGCTGTTGGTCTCGCATATGTTCGTGTTCTATTTCGGCATCATGGCCGATCTGACGCCGCCCGTGGCGCTCGCAGCCTTTGCCGCGGCGCCGATTGCGCGCGCCTCGGGCATGGCCATAGGTTGGCAGGCGACCCGCATCGCCATACCCGGCTATGTCGTGCCCTTCATGGCAGTCTATGATCCCGCCCTGATGCTGCAGGGGGGGAACTGGCTCGATTCGGGCTATATGGTGGTGAAGGCGGTGCTGGCGATTATCCTCTGGGGTGGTGCAATGGTCGGATTCCTCCGGGGCCCGCTGCTCTGGCCTGAGCGGATCTTGGCCGCGGCTGCAGCCTTTCTGCTGGTCCTTGCCGTGCCGATCACGGATCAGATCGGCTTCGGCCTTACCGCCGCGTTCCTCATATGGCATTGGTGGCGCTCGCGGGATGTCGCGTTGCGGCAGACCGCATGA
- a CDS encoding TAXI family TRAP transporter solute-binding subunit, whose amino-acid sequence MILLTRRHILGSIAALAGTVALPGSGRSAEFINIATGGTSGVYYPLGVALSKVYGSVLPGAKISVQATKASVENLNLVQAGRAEVAFSLADAVADAWNGEKEAGFNTKLTKLRAIGGLYNNYVQIVASEASGIKTLADLKGKRISVGAPRSGTELNARAVLGAAGITYKDFSKVEYLPFGESVDLMKNRQLDVTLQSAGLGVSSIKDLATSLPIVVVPVPEDIVRKIGNPAYQASVIPAGTYEGQKADAPAVAITNILVTREDLPDETAYQLTKSMFEHLSDLAAAHSAAKAIDVKKAAQSLPIPLHPGAERYYKEVGAL is encoded by the coding sequence ATGATCCTGCTCACACGCCGCCATATCCTTGGAAGCATTGCGGCGCTCGCTGGAACAGTGGCGCTTCCCGGCTCCGGCCGGTCCGCCGAGTTCATCAATATCGCCACAGGCGGCACGAGCGGTGTCTACTATCCGCTCGGTGTTGCACTCTCGAAGGTCTATGGCTCCGTCCTGCCCGGCGCCAAGATCTCTGTGCAGGCAACCAAAGCCTCGGTCGAGAACCTCAATCTCGTTCAGGCCGGCCGCGCCGAGGTCGCCTTCAGCCTCGCAGACGCAGTTGCGGATGCGTGGAATGGCGAAAAGGAGGCTGGCTTCAACACGAAGCTGACCAAGCTGCGCGCGATCGGCGGCCTCTACAACAACTATGTCCAGATTGTTGCGTCCGAAGCCTCGGGCATCAAGACTCTGGCCGATCTCAAGGGCAAGCGCATCTCGGTCGGTGCGCCGCGCTCCGGCACGGAGCTCAACGCGCGCGCCGTGCTCGGGGCTGCGGGCATCACCTACAAAGATTTCAGCAAGGTCGAATATCTGCCGTTCGGGGAGTCGGTCGACCTGATGAAGAACCGCCAGCTCGATGTCACGCTGCAATCAGCAGGGCTCGGCGTGTCATCAATCAAGGACCTCGCGACGTCCCTGCCAATCGTCGTGGTGCCCGTGCCCGAAGACATTGTCCGCAAGATCGGCAACCCCGCTTATCAGGCCAGCGTGATACCGGCTGGGACTTATGAGGGACAGAAGGCCGATGCGCCAGCGGTGGCCATCACCAACATCCTGGTGACCCGGGAGGATCTGCCCGACGAGACAGCCTATCAGCTGACCAAGTCGATGTTCGAGCATCTCAGCGATCTCGCCGCTGCCCACTCAGCTGCCAAGGCCATAGATGTGAAGAAAGCGGCTCAGAGCCTGCCCATTCCGCTGCATCCAGGGGCTGAGCGCTATTACAAGGAAGTTGGCGCTCTGTAG
- a CDS encoding RNA pyrophosphohydrolase, whose protein sequence is MLDDSVIAAMPYRPCVGIMLVNHEHKVWIGRRVPKWECDGGAELWQMPQGGIDEGEDPREAAFRELYEEVGTRHAAVMAETEGWLQYDLPRSAIGKALNGRYRGQKQKWFLMRHQGKDTDFNLIPTDGGEIEFDAWRWVEVEKVPGLVVPFKRQVYEQVVAAFAPYLKK, encoded by the coding sequence ATGCTCGATGATTCGGTGATCGCCGCCATGCCCTACCGGCCTTGTGTCGGAATCATGCTCGTCAATCATGAGCACAAGGTTTGGATCGGCCGACGCGTGCCCAAATGGGAGTGCGACGGCGGCGCAGAACTTTGGCAGATGCCGCAGGGCGGCATCGATGAGGGCGAGGATCCGCGCGAGGCGGCATTCCGGGAGCTCTATGAAGAGGTTGGCACCCGCCATGCCGCAGTCATGGCGGAAACCGAGGGATGGCTGCAGTATGATCTGCCCCGGTCCGCCATCGGCAAGGCACTGAACGGGCGCTATCGCGGCCAGAAGCAGAAGTGGTTTCTGATGCGCCATCAGGGCAAGGACACCGATTTCAACCTCATTCCCACCGATGGCGGCGAGATCGAGTTCGATGCTTGGCGGTGGGTGGAAGTCGAAAAGGTGCCTGGCCTCGTTGTGCCATTCAAACGCCAGGTCTATGAGCAGGTCGTCGCTGCCTTTGCGCCTTATCTGAAGAAATAA
- a CDS encoding divergent polysaccharide deacetylase family protein has protein sequence MIVVFVWLMLAHDPDGGQPLVVVDIERADQLTTGSVDGTAASQDIQTDQTDGHASPGSAPYSRFDGGNPDLIETSRYGPLPRATADNTPLSAYARPLSQAQAGASLPKIAFIIGDLGRDPRGSATAVNLLPADVTLAVSANSPHAQAWLNEARAEGHEVLLQTGSEPGDGLASPAAGGHLILSTTRSTPIEKLHWQMSRAVGYFGIASTLHSTARADIPELASIFHDLRTRGLGYFELGGPGTAVQNIAQAAGLHYAEADLVIDAQPSPAAIEASLNRLVEIARVQGIAIGSGSASQMTVEQLSRWLERQNQKSFVVVPASAVLETPTMKNASDHAR, from the coding sequence ATGATCGTGGTTTTTGTCTGGCTCATGCTCGCTCATGATCCGGATGGAGGACAGCCTCTCGTCGTCGTCGACATCGAGCGCGCGGATCAGCTCACCACGGGCTCGGTCGACGGTACTGCGGCATCGCAGGATATCCAGACCGATCAGACCGATGGCCACGCCTCGCCAGGCAGCGCTCCCTATTCTCGCTTCGATGGCGGCAATCCCGATTTGATCGAAACCAGCCGGTATGGCCCGCTGCCGCGCGCTACGGCAGACAATACCCCCCTTTCCGCCTATGCGCGCCCGCTATCCCAAGCACAAGCAGGTGCGAGCCTGCCCAAGATCGCGTTCATCATCGGTGATCTCGGACGCGATCCCAGAGGCTCGGCGACTGCGGTCAACCTGCTTCCAGCCGATGTAACCCTGGCCGTGTCCGCCAATAGCCCACATGCACAAGCCTGGCTGAACGAGGCGCGGGCAGAAGGGCACGAGGTCCTGCTCCAGACCGGCTCCGAGCCGGGTGACGGATTGGCATCACCCGCAGCAGGGGGCCATCTGATCCTCAGCACAACGCGATCGACGCCCATCGAGAAGCTGCACTGGCAGATGAGCCGGGCCGTTGGCTATTTTGGAATCGCAAGCACGCTTCACAGTACTGCCCGCGCCGACATCCCTGAGCTGGCATCCATATTTCACGACCTCCGGACGCGTGGGCTCGGCTATTTCGAGCTGGGAGGACCCGGCACTGCCGTTCAGAATATTGCACAAGCGGCGGGGCTTCATTATGCAGAAGCCGATCTCGTCATAGATGCTCAACCCTCGCCCGCGGCTATCGAGGCCTCTTTGAACCGACTCGTCGAAATTGCGCGAGTACAAGGGATTGCCATTGGCAGCGGTTCGGCCTCGCAAATGACCGTGGAACAGTTGTCACGGTGGCTTGAGCGGCAGAACCAGAAGAGCTTTGTGGTTGTGCCCGCAAGCGCCGTATTGGAGACCCCCACCATGAAGAACGCTTCCGACCATGCTCGATGA